TATTTCTAGCAAATAAGTGGCAAAATTTGGATGACAATGGTATAATGCTGTAACAAAATAGTATGGATTATAGCCCCATTTTTGCGTTTTCTTTATAGGCTCAATATATAAGTCAATACACTCTAGTATTTTTACCATATCATATTTCATACCTTTAATACTATTAAAATACTGAGCAATTGCTTCAGTATATAGATTTCCTGCGCATCTTCCAATTCCTTCCAACGAAGAATCAACCATTAGAATTCTATCTGTTTTATATTCAAATAAATCTTGAGCACAAGCAAAAGACATCCCAGTGTTATTATGAGAATGGAAACCTATAATACATTCTTTATTAGCAATAGAATCTATTATTTGAAAGTATCTTTTATTATCATCTTTTGTCATATAACCAAAACTATCCACTATAGAAATTCCTGCAGGATTTATTTCTGCGATTTTTCTGATTAACTCTTCATATTCATATAAAGTATAATCTATGGTTACCATGGGTTGTAAAAATGTTAAATATCCACTATCAACACTTTTTTTAGCAATCTCCAATGCTTCTTGAACCTGATGTTTATAAAAAACGACTCTGATACCATCTATAGACTTTCCTGAAAAATCTGTAATATCATTAGCTGAAAATTGAGTCACATCAATCATAGCCAAAAATTTGCTATTTTTTCTATCAATCGGTAAAAAATCTTTGATTTTTTCTATAGTATTAAATATACTTTTGTTATTTGTATTTATATCTTTATTTAGATACCCACATTCTATAAAGTCAATATTTGCTGATGACAATAAGTCTAATATCGATTTTATATCTTCATCTTTAAAATTCCAACTATTAATATAGCCTCCATCTCTTAAAGTACAATCAAGTAATTTAATTTCCGCCATAATTATCTCCTTTTAAATTTTTTACAATAATACTTGCTAATTCAAAATCCTCTTCTGTATTTATATCTATAGATTCAACAAAAGACACTTCAACAGCTTTTGGATTTATCCCTACTCTTTTCTTGTATTTCATAAATACTTCTTTTTTAAAAACATACACACCGGATGTTTCCCTATAAACAACCTCCAAATCTTGGCTTCGTGAAATAAGCATAGGATTAAAATTTAAAGGCTTGAAATCACTTGTCCATAGATAATCTTGAATTTTAGTAACAGTAAAAGAAGAATCATGCCCATTTTTGATAACATTTTCAAGGCACTTTAAAATACTACTCTCTTTTAAGAATGGAGCGGTTGCATGAGAATATATATAAATATCAGCTTCAATTGTGTTTATAAATTCTTGAAAAATTTCTGTAAAATTTGTATTATCTTCATCTAACTTTTTTGATCTTTCCAAAAAAACAATATCATCATCAATAAAATTGTTAATTTTTTTATCACTGCAATAAACATAAATCGCATCTATACTATTAATTCTCTTTAATACTTCTAAATTATACCGCAATAAAGGTTTTTGACCTAATAGTCTAATATTTTTATTTGGGCATCTTTTATTATGTAATTTTATTGGCATTATAGCGACTATTTTCATTATTTTACTCTCTTTTACTTTTTATTTTTTTTATCACTAACAACATCTTAACATACCCACCCTTATACCAAGTTTTATTAGCTTGTATAAGAGCTTGTCCTAATTTATAAGAAAGATGATTTTTAAGTTTTAAGGCTTCTTTACAATCAGGATAAGATTCTAAAGGAGGTAGTTTTAAAGAAGGATCTTTTTTTATTTTTTCTTGGTAGATTTTTTGTTCTTGTTTATGCGAAATTATTATACTTAATAATGCTACAGGTATTATTAAGTAACCTAGTATAGATTTAGAATTAACTATCATAGCTTGGCCTAATTTATAAGAAAGTTGGTTTTGGATACGAGATTTAGCTGTACCATATTTGGAAATAAAATTTGATTTATAAAAAATAAGATTATTTTTTACTTCTAAATCTTTATTTTTTACTTCTAAATCTTTATTTTTTACTTCTAAATCTTTATTTTTTACTTCTAAATCTTTATTTTTTACTTCTAAATCTTTTATATCATTAAATTTAATTTTTGCCTCATATTGTTTAATGAGATTGGAATATTCTTTTAAAAAAAACATAACATTACTAAAATTATGTACATCATCATCAAAATAATTTTCACATTCATCAATCACAACCTTATCAACCAACAAAAATCCTATCAATCCAATACCATGACTTCCTACTTGTAAAGGCCAAGCCCTCTGTT
The nucleotide sequence above comes from Campylobacter lari. Encoded proteins:
- a CDS encoding aldolase catalytic domain-containing protein, whose amino-acid sequence is MAEIKLLDCTLRDGGYINSWNFKDEDIKSILDLLSSANIDFIECGYLNKDINTNNKSIFNTIEKIKDFLPIDRKNSKFLAMIDVTQFSANDITDFSGKSIDGIRVVFYKHQVQEALEIAKKSVDSGYLTFLQPMVTIDYTLYEYEELIRKIAEINPAGISIVDSFGYMTKDDNKRYFQIIDSIANKECIIGFHSHNNTGMSFACAQDLFEYKTDRILMVDSSLEGIGRCAGNLYTEAIAQYFNSIKGMKYDMVKILECIDLYIEPIKKTQKWGYNPYYFVTALYHCHPNFATYLLEINPDINITDFIQFVKTIPVEMKTKCKKPYVEELYKNFI
- a CDS encoding acylneuraminate cytidylyltransferase family protein, which encodes MKIVAIMPIKLHNKRCPNKNIRLLGQKPLLRYNLEVLKRINSIDAIYVYCSDKKINNFIDDDIVFLERSKKLDEDNTNFTEIFQEFINTIEADIYIYSHATAPFLKESSILKCLENVIKNGHDSSFTVTKIQDYLWTSDFKPLNFNPMLISRSQDLEVVYRETSGVYVFKKEVFMKYKKRVGINPKAVEVSFVESIDINTEEDFELASIIVKNLKGDNYGGN